CATGGCCACGATGACCGTCACTTCGGGTTCACGGAGACGATCCGAAGAAAGCTCTTCGATCTCTCGCGCCAGCTCCTCGGGCGTGCGCCCGGCAGCCACGATTTCCCCCGTGGTCTCGAGCGAGATCTTTCCGTCGGGACGAACGGGCACCCGAGTGTCGTACTCCGGGTGGTAGGTGAACTTCACGCGAAGGAGATCGCCCGGCTGGAGGCGGTAGAGCCCGTCGGCCGGCCGCGCAGGGACGGAGTCAAGCGGCGGCAGGGGCTGCACTTCGGGACGGCGTGCTCCGCATGCCGTGAAAACCGCGAGTGCGAAGACCGCGCAAACGAGAAACCGGAGAGAACGATCGAGAAAATCCATGGTGTTCACGGCCGGCACGCCTTGTCCGACAACGCCGCCGTCCGTGTCGACTCGCTGTCGGCCGATTATCCATATGACCCCCAAAGCGCCTTTTTTTGCAACAGGTTTTTGCAGTCCTGCAACGGCGTATGCACCCCCCGGCGAAAACTCGTCACTCGGTCGTAGACGGCCTCGAAACCGGTCAGAACTTCGGACCGCAGTTGTCCGAGGGGAACCGCTTCCTCTCGGGCCGGACCTCCCGAGTCGAGCGCCACGAGAATCGCCCGGGCCAGACCCGCCGAGTCTCCGTCAAAGGAAAAAACCCGAGTGCCCGCTTTCCGCCCGACCAGGCGAGCGACGGCCCGGCTCGTCACTACGGGAAGGCCCGTCGCGAGGTAGTTCCAGATCTTGATGGGGAAGCCGGACCACGAAGTTCGCGGACACACGAGAACGTCGGCGGCGCAGAGAGCGGACCAGACTCCTTCGAAGTTCTCCGCCACCCGAATTTCCACGTTGGGCCTCCCGGCCACGAGCGTATCCGTCCCGAGACTCGGCGAGCCGGCATGCGTGACGATCCAGAGTTTCGTCTCGGGCCTGACACGAGCGACGGCGTCCATGGCTCGTAGGAGAGCCGGAATGTCCTGGTACGGGTCCAGATTCCCGGCATAGACGACCAGCGGCCCCTCCGGTTCGCGGAGCTTCGGAAAGTCCCTCGCGTGGCGTCGCGGCACGGCTACGGCGGGCGGTAGAATCACGAGTTTCTCCTCGGGAACGCCGCACCGGCGCAAGAACCGCGCCATGGGTTCGGACAGGGCAACGACAGCGTCGGCGGCGGCGGGGACCCGACGGTCGAGATACCGGGCCAGCAGTCGGGCACATTTCCGTCCCGGGGCCGTGCGAAAGTAACGGGCGAGTTCGTCGCTCATCACGTTGTGACCGTGGTAAACGACCGGGATGCCCGTCCACCGTCGTACGAGGTAGGCCAGAATCGGCGCCTCGTAGTTGTGAGCGTGGATCACGTCGATCGAGAAGACCCTGACGACGCGGAACAGTGTCGGGAGGAGGAGGAGCGTGTAGGCGACCCTCCGGAGGGAAGGCCCGTAACATTCGGGGCGCCCGAGAAACGAGGGTGCGCGGTGGACCCACACGCGCTCGGGAGGAGTCCAGGGCTGCCCCGCGGCGTAGCACACGACGTGCACCTCGTGACCGCGCTCCGCCAGGCCTTCGGCCAGGTCACGAACGAGGACCTGCGAGCCCCGCGGCGACGGAAACGGGGCCGCGACGACCATGGCGATCCGGTACGTCATCCGAAGTAGCCGAGGGCGCGCAGCCGCGACTCGATCTCCCGCTCTTCCTCCGAAGAATACGGAGCTTCGACGCCACCCGAGTCGGGAACCGACACCGACACCGCCGCCTCGCCTTCGACGAGCGAAGTTCCCTCCATCCATTCCGGGGGACGAAGTCCGCAGAGGGAAAGGATGGTCGGAGCCACGTCCAGAATGGACACGCCGCTCCTCCGTCCCGGGGCGAGGCCGGGTGCCGCAAGGGCGAACACCCCGTCCGGCCTGTGGCTACCCCCGAGTCCGAGTGCCTTTCCACCTTCGAGTTCCGGCGGAGCCAGCTCCCGGAGGCATTCCCCCGGCCGTCCGGCGCTGCGGAGGCAAAGGTAACTGTAGCCAGCCGGCTCCTCGAGTTCGAGCACGATATCGGGGGCCCGCTCGACGGCGGGGCCCGCGTAGAGTTCCTCCCGGCGCCACGCCCGCCGGATCACGGGACGCCCCGTGGCCGGATCGGACCAGTCGTGCAAATCTTCGATCAGTTCGTCCCGCACTTTCTCGTACTCCGCCGGGTCCACCCGGCCCGAGGCGTCCCGCCCCCGAACGTTGAGCCAGATCGAGGGAAAATAATTGAGCTCCTCGGAAAACGCTCGCGTCCGGGTCCAGTCGATTCCCGCGAACCGAGCCCGGGCTTCGAGCTCCCCGGCCAGCCTTCCACCGCCCAGCCGCACCAGATGGGCCTGCCACCCCGCCGGTACGACGCGGGCGGCCAGAGACCTCGCCCGTCCGAAAACGTCCGCGAAGCTTTTCCCCGTAAAGGCGAGCCAGCCTCTCCGCGCGAGCCACCGGTTCAGGTAAATCCCCCGCGTTCCGCTCCCTCCGAACCCGTGGTCGGAAGCCACGAGCACCGCGCGCGGTGCCGCGACCTCGAGCAGTGTCCCGAGGGCCCTGTCGACGGCCTGGTAGACTCGCTCGATGGCCGTCCCGAGGTGTTCGGGAGTACCCGGTCGGTAGCGCGGAGAATCGGGGTCGAAAAACTGCCAGAAATGGTGGGCCACGGTGTCCGACTCACCGAGCACCAGCACGAAGCAATCCCACGACTCTTCTCGCAGAAGCCGTTCGGCGAGTCTCGTCTTCGTCTCGATGCCGCCGAGAAGGCGCGCGAGAGCTCGCTCGTACCACCCCCGGCCCACATGGAACTCCTGGAAATCGGCGTAAGGAAACCCTCCGGAAGCCAGGACGTCGTCGGCCCACTCCGGAGGGTAGACGAACGATCGTCCCGCCCGGGTCGTGACGGGGGAATCGAATCCCGAAATCATGCGCCCGTTCACGGGCTCCGGGGGGTACGTTCCCGGCATTCCCAGAACGGCGACCCGACGGCCTGCGAGGCTCAACATGCTCCAGATCGTCGGACACCGGCGGTAGCTACCGTTGACGAAGCGAATTCCGTACTCGGGGGTGCGTGCCGTGAAGTCGAAAATCCCGTGGCGACCGGGATTCACGCCGGTCATCAAGGTCGTCCAGTTGGGCATCGTGGCCGGCGGAAGGACCGAACGCAGCTCGCCCCAAGCCGATACCCGCAAGAGCCGGCCGAAATTCGGAAGCCGACCCTCCTCGACCCACGGTTCGAGGAGCCGGAGCGTGCCGCCGTCGAGGCCGAGAACGAAGAGCATCGACCCTCGTCACCTCGAAGGGGCAACGGGCGGCGACCATCCACGTCCGGCGGCGAGCGCCAGCAGCTCTTCGACCTTTTCCGGCATGCGCGACGCCAGATTCTCGGTTTCACCGGGGTCTCGCCCGAGATGGTAGAGTTCGACTTCGTCGAGTCCCCTGGGATTGCCCGGATTGGCCAGCACGAGCTTCCACGGCCCCGCGCGCACCGCGGAAAGAACGTTGCCCTCGAGTTCCTCCTCGGCCCAGAGAAGGTCGGGCGGAGTGTAATCGCCGAAAAGGTCTTTCCCTTCGAAGTCCTCGGGAACCTCGAGGCCCGCCTGCCCGAGCAGCGTGGGGGCCACGTCCAGAAGACGCACGGGATGGCGCACCACGCTCCCGGCGGAACGATTCCCGGGCAGCTTCACGACGAGCGGCACGTGGACCTGCTCCTCGTAGAGCGTCGTACCGTGCCACCACCCGCGGTGTTCGTAGAACTCCTCGCCGTGATCGGACGTCAGCACGATCAGCGCGTCCCGGTAGAGCCCCTTTTTCTTCAGAACCTCGAGCACGCGGCCGATTTCCCCGTCGCCGTACCCTGTGTTCCGGCCGTAGAGCGAGCGAAGCTCGTCGCGCCGCGAGGGGTCGGGAGACGGATCCCGCACCCTGGCGACCCCTTTCCCCGAGTAGGGGATCTCGAAGTAGGGATCGTGAGGGTCCATGTAGTGGAGGAAAAGAAAAAACGGCTGCCGAGGGTTTTCCTCGAGCCACCGAATGGCCCGATCGCTCACGACCCGCCCATCCTGGTAGAAATTCCGGGGGTAGATCACGTCGGCCCAGAATCGTTCCCGCAGCATCCGCAGGAGCTTGTACAGCGTGAGGCGGGCCGCCGTGTCCGTGGCGCCGAAATAGAACTCCGGGGCGAGGTAGGTGTATTCCACGAAGCCCTGATGGAAGTTGAAAACCGGGGCCACGTTGATGTTGCTCACGAAGGCGCGAGTCCAGTAGCCCGCGTCGCGGAAGGCTTCCGCGACGGTCAGCACGCTGCCCCGCAGCAGCGCGGTCTTGTGTGTCGCGCCGTGCCGACTCGGATGGAGAGAGGTGAGAATCGTGGCAATGGAGGGGCGCGTCCACGAAGCCTGTGCGTAAGCTCGCTCGAAACGGACACCGTCGGCGGCCAGGGAGTCGATCGCCGGGGTCGGATTCGCGGTGTCGGCGTTGGCGGACACCGCGTCCCAACGCAACGTATCCACGACGATCAGGACGACGTTGGGACCACCGGCGGGCGCGGCGACCGAGGGGCCGGCCCCGCGGACCGTGTCGTCCGCCACGCGCATGCCTCCCACCAGGATACTCGCGGTCGCGACGACGGCGAGAAAGGCCGGGATCCCCCATCCCGGTCGCCGGGCCCGGCGGGCGCCGATCCAAGCCAGTCCCGCAAAAAGGGCCCCCGCGACCAGGAGCAGCACGGCATGAGCCACGAGCCCCTCGAAGGTGCCGAACGAAAGCTCTTCGCGGAAAAGGCGCTGGTCGACGTGGTAGCGCCCGACGACGAAAGCGATCGAGCCCAGCACGGCCCCGCCCGGTAGGCCGACGAGGTTCCCGGCTCCGAACGTTGCGAGGACGGCGCCCAGGCCGGCGCCTCCCAGAGCCCCGAAAAGCCCGTAGCCCAGGACGGCGTACGGGACGAAGCCGAAGTCCGGAAGCGAACTCGAGGTGAGCGCGAGCAGCAGTGCCTCGCCGAGACCTGCGAGAACTCCTCCGCAGGCTCCGCCGACGAAGCCTGCCCACGCACCGTAGAAAAGCCGTTTCATGTCCACCCGCGGCGGCGAGAAAAGCAGGCAGCTCCGGTTTCTTCCGAAGCGAGGGCGGGGGAGAACGCCGCCATACCGTCAACCCTCGCCCAGCCTCGCAAGCTGCTCGTCCTGCCGGACCACCCTCCGGATGCGCTCCGAAATCTCGGAAGCGTTCGCCGCGTCTCCGACACCACCGACGAGAACCCGATAGATCGGCTTGCCTCGACCGAGACTGCCCGGCGTTCGCTCGGCCTCGAAACCGTACGCGCGAAGCACGTCCACGACGGAAGAAGCCTGCTGCGCCGAAGGCGTCGAAAAGACCAGAAGACGGAGCCGGCCCGAAGAATCCTCGACGAGGGGGAAACGACCGCTGAGTTCCGGAAGCGCGAGGACCTGCCCTTCCGCGATGCGATCCAC
The sequence above is a segment of the Candidatus Binatia bacterium genome. Coding sequences within it:
- a CDS encoding sugar ABC transporter substrate-binding protein, with the translated sequence MPAVNTMDFLDRSLRFLVCAVFALAVFTACGARRPEVQPLPPLDSVPARPADGLYRLQPGDLLRVKFTYHPEYDTRVPVRPDGKISLETTGEIVAAGRTPEELAREIEELSSDRLREPEVTVIVAMLGQQKVYVGGEVKAPGFVPYRPGLTPLQAILDRGGFTDTARVDSVLYVTADETDYRGVRLDLTGVVDRGLPETVVLGPNDVLYVPRTFIGDAATFVRLYIRNLLPIPPRFGFTP
- a CDS encoding glycoside hydrolase, yielding MTYRIAMVVAAPFPSPRGSQVLVRDLAEGLAERGHEVHVVCYAAGQPWTPPERVWVHRAPSFLGRPECYGPSLRRVAYTLLLLPTLFRVVRVFSIDVIHAHNYEAPILAYLVRRWTGIPVVYHGHNVMSDELARYFRTAPGRKCARLLARYLDRRVPAAADAVVALSEPMARFLRRCGVPEEKLVILPPAVAVPRRHARDFPKLREPEGPLVVYAGNLDPYQDIPALLRAMDAVARVRPETKLWIVTHAGSPSLGTDTLVAGRPNVEIRVAENFEGVWSALCAADVLVCPRTSWSGFPIKIWNYLATGLPVVTSRAVARLVGRKAGTRVFSFDGDSAGLARAILVALDSGGPAREEAVPLGQLRSEVLTGFEAVYDRVTSFRRGVHTPLQDCKNLLQKKALWGSYG
- a CDS encoding phosphodiesterase, which encodes MLFVLGLDGGTLRLLEPWVEEGRLPNFGRLLRVSAWGELRSVLPPATMPNWTTLMTGVNPGRHGIFDFTARTPEYGIRFVNGSYRRCPTIWSMLSLAGRRVAVLGMPGTYPPEPVNGRMISGFDSPVTTRAGRSFVYPPEWADDVLASGGFPYADFQEFHVGRGWYERALARLLGGIETKTRLAERLLREESWDCFVLVLGESDTVAHHFWQFFDPDSPRYRPGTPEHLGTAIERVYQAVDRALGTLLEVAAPRAVLVASDHGFGGSGTRGIYLNRWLARRGWLAFTGKSFADVFGRARSLAARVVPAGWQAHLVRLGGGRLAGELEARARFAGIDWTRTRAFSEELNYFPSIWLNVRGRDASGRVDPAEYEKVRDELIEDLHDWSDPATGRPVIRRAWRREELYAGPAVERAPDIVLELEEPAGYSYLCLRSAGRPGECLRELAPPELEGGKALGLGGSHRPDGVFALAAPGLAPGRRSGVSILDVAPTILSLCGLRPPEWMEGTSLVEGEAAVSVSVPDSGGVEAPYSSEEEREIESRLRALGYFG